One Ascaphus truei isolate aAscTru1 chromosome 9, aAscTru1.hap1, whole genome shotgun sequence genomic region harbors:
- the GPR65 gene encoding G-protein coupled receptor 65 — MNSSAPAPNCSIDHDIDHYLFPIIYVTVIVIGIPANCASLYISYLQVRKRNELGIYLFNLSVADLLYIATLPLWVDFTLHHDNWRFSESLCSFSAFLMHTNIYSSAGFLTCVSLDRYLAVVYPLRFYYLRTRRTAVLVSLIVWAVQSASNVVILLKDEMFMDNTTHLLCYDTFPMEPWKAMFSIINVCFGHVLPLSIIVFCYYRIYVAVKHNQATGDSDKKKIRHLLFTIVVTFILSFTPYHVVLLMRSIGEPGSCEFAQWIFRPYKVSVALSSINCIADPLLYCFVSEAGKADMRSIVYCCVQPNKTSGNQEYKMSATVSQ, encoded by the coding sequence ATGAACAGCTCTGCTCCTGCTCCTAATTGCAGCATCGATCATGATATAGATCACTATTTGTTTCCAATTATTTATGTCACTGTTATTGTGATAGGAATCCCAGCAAACTGCGCCTCCCTGTACATTTCCTACTTACAGGTGAGAAAGAGAAATGAGTTGGGGATCTACCTCTTTAACTTATCTGTTGCCGACCTGCTATATATCGCGACATTGCCTCTTTGGGTTGACTTTACTTTGCATCATGATAACTGGAGGTTCTCGGAATCTCTTTGCTCGTTTAGTGCCTTCCTTATGCACACAAATATCTACAGCAGCGCTGGATTTCTCACGTGCGTTTCTCTGGATAGATATCTTGCTGTTGTTTATCCTCTGAGATTCTATTATCTACGGACCCGGAGAACAGCGGTGCTGGTCAGCCTCATTGTGTGGGCAGTACAATCTGCATCAAATGTTGTTATCCTACTGAAAGACGAGATGTTCATGGATAATACAACACACTTACTGTGCTACGATACATTTCCCATGGAGCCATGGAAAGCCATGTTCAGTATCATCAATGTCTGCTTTGGGCATGTGCTTCCTCTGTCCATTATAGTTTTTTGCTACTATAGAATCTATGTTGCTGTGAAACACAATCAAGCCACAGGTGacagtgacaaaaaaaaaattagacaCCTGCTTTTTACCATCGTAGTCACCTTCATCTTAAGTTTCACCCCGTATCATGTTGTGTTGCTAATGCGCAGTATTGGGGAGCCTGGCAGCTGTGAATTTGCTCAATGGATATTTCGTCCATACAAAGTAAGTGTGGCGCTATCAAGCATTAACTGCATCGCTGACCCTCTGCTGTACTGCTTTGTGAGCGAAGCTGGAAAAGCAGATATGAGGAGCATAGTATACTGTTGTGTCCAGCCAAACAAGACTTCGGGAAACCAAGAATACAAGATGTCTGCTACTGTATCTCAGTGA